The following are encoded together in the Actinobacillus lignieresii genome:
- the rsmE gene encoding 16S rRNA (uracil(1498)-N(3))-methyltransferase, which translates to MRIPRIYHPELLANRTDCILSEDATNHVGRVLRMTEGEQIILFDGSNHIFHATLQAVGKKQIIAKIDGSELDNRESNLPIHLGQVISRGDRMEFTIQKSVELGVKTITPLWSERCGVKLNDERQDKKLQQWQKIAIAACEQCGRNEIPEIRPIMKLTDWCKEQDDMLKLNLHPRAKYTIRQLPNVPEAGVRLLIGSEGGLSAEEIAMTETQGFTEVLLGKRVLRTETASLAAITALQVCFGDI; encoded by the coding sequence ATGCGTATTCCAAGAATCTATCATCCCGAATTATTAGCAAACCGAACCGATTGTATTTTAAGTGAAGATGCGACCAATCACGTCGGTCGAGTATTACGAATGACGGAAGGTGAGCAAATTATTTTATTTGACGGCTCAAACCATATTTTCCACGCCACATTACAAGCGGTCGGGAAAAAGCAAATTATTGCAAAAATTGATGGTAGCGAATTGGATAATCGTGAATCCAATTTACCGATTCACTTAGGGCAGGTGATTTCTCGCGGCGATCGGATGGAATTTACCATTCAAAAATCGGTTGAGCTAGGCGTAAAAACCATTACTCCGCTTTGGTCTGAACGTTGCGGGGTGAAACTGAACGATGAACGCCAAGACAAAAAACTACAGCAATGGCAAAAAATTGCGATTGCCGCTTGCGAACAATGCGGACGTAATGAGATTCCTGAAATTCGCCCGATTATGAAATTGACCGACTGGTGTAAAGAACAAGACGATATGCTGAAATTAAATCTGCATCCTCGTGCGAAATACACCATTCGCCAGTTACCGAATGTGCCTGAAGCTGGTGTACGTTTATTAATCGGCTCGGAAGGCGGCTTATCCGCTGAAGAAATCGCGATGACCGAAACCCAAGGCTTTACCGAAGTTTTACTCGGCAAACGAGTCTTGCGTACGGAAACCGCCTCACTCGCAGCGATTACTGCCCTACAGGTTTGTTTTGGAGATATTTAA
- a CDS encoding YqgE/AlgH family protein has product MLENLQGKFLIATPEIDDDYFDRTVIYICEHNSNGAMGLVINTPTDLSVLELITRMDFQMANQRNYHKDQMVLSGGPVSQDRGFIIHTKTEHEFLHSYRVTDNIFLTTSGDVLDSLGKPEAPEKFIVCLGCATWKPEQLEQEIARNYWLISEANDKTLFETGYLERWVEANEMLGISGVLARAGRA; this is encoded by the coding sequence ATGTTAGAAAATTTACAAGGCAAATTTTTAATTGCAACGCCGGAAATTGATGACGATTACTTTGATCGTACCGTGATTTATATCTGCGAACATAACAGTAACGGTGCGATGGGCTTAGTGATTAATACACCAACCGACTTATCCGTGTTGGAATTGATTACCCGTATGGATTTCCAAATGGCGAATCAGCGTAATTATCATAAAGATCAGATGGTCTTAAGCGGCGGGCCTGTCAGTCAGGATCGAGGCTTTATTATTCATACTAAAACCGAGCACGAATTTTTACATAGTTATCGTGTGACAGATAATATTTTTCTAACCACTTCCGGCGACGTATTAGATAGCCTAGGTAAACCGGAAGCACCGGAAAAATTTATTGTTTGTTTAGGTTGTGCGACGTGGAAACCGGAACAACTCGAACAAGAAATCGCACGTAATTACTGGCTGATTTCCGAAGCGAACGACAAAACCTTATTCGAAACCGGTTATTTAGAACGTTGGGTGGAAGCGAATGAAATGCTTGGTATTTCAGGTGTGTTAGCCCGTGCCGGTAGAGCCTAA
- a CDS encoding TIGR01621 family pseudouridine synthase → MTEKLTICFQHHDFVVIDKPVGMSVHKDEEAVGLTQKLAEQLQVEQVWLVHRLDKVTSGLLIFALNKQAAVHFYHLFEQHKIEKTYWALSDQKPKKKQGKISGDMQKSRNGAWKLCHSQQNPAVTQFVSHSLEPNLRHFILQPKTGKTHQLRVAMKSLGSPILGDQLYAGTEADRVYLHAYQLKFDYQGESFCIQSPPTSGQLWTKICNAEHIKNI, encoded by the coding sequence ATGACTGAAAAATTGACTATTTGCTTCCAACATCACGACTTTGTTGTGATTGATAAACCCGTCGGGATGAGTGTGCACAAAGATGAGGAAGCGGTCGGATTAACCCAAAAACTCGCTGAACAATTACAAGTGGAACAAGTTTGGCTGGTACATCGCTTAGATAAAGTCACGTCCGGCTTATTGATTTTCGCCTTGAACAAACAAGCTGCCGTACACTTTTATCATCTATTTGAACAACATAAAATCGAAAAAACCTATTGGGCGTTGAGCGATCAAAAACCGAAAAAGAAACAAGGTAAAATTAGCGGTGATATGCAAAAAAGTCGTAACGGCGCGTGGAAATTGTGCCATAGCCAACAGAATCCTGCCGTGACTCAATTTGTTTCGCATTCTCTTGAGCCAAATTTACGCCATTTTATTTTGCAACCGAAAACCGGTAAAACACATCAATTAAGGGTAGCGATGAAAAGTTTAGGCAGCCCGATTTTAGGTGATCAACTCTATGCCGGCACAGAAGCGGATCGAGTTTACTTACACGCTTATCAACTAAAATTTGACTATCAAGGCGAATCTTTTTGTATCCAAAGCCCACCGACAAGCGGTCAACTTTGGACAAAGATTTGCAATGCTGAGCATATAAAAAACATTTAA
- a CDS encoding histidine phosphatase family protein, which yields MALNIYLVRHGKTVWNLEGRLQGSGDSPLVEEGIEGAKKAGRALKEVKFSAAYSSMQKRAQDTANYILAENNEKNIPHFHHFGLNEFDFGLWEGTKSVDLYSIDEYWTMKKTPAEYRAETNGGETYEDLYSRVIKVFNQIAQLHQDNENVLIVAHGMTLTVLTAVLRGLHWSECRDETKHSFVINTAINRAVVENGKAELVEFNRTEHLA from the coding sequence ATGGCACTCAACATTTATTTAGTCCGCCACGGGAAAACCGTTTGGAATTTAGAAGGGCGTTTGCAAGGCTCAGGTGATTCACCTTTGGTTGAAGAAGGTATTGAAGGGGCAAAAAAAGCGGGGAGAGCGTTAAAAGAGGTTAAATTTTCCGCCGCTTATTCCAGTATGCAAAAACGTGCGCAAGATACAGCAAATTATATTTTGGCGGAAAATAACGAAAAGAATATTCCGCACTTTCACCATTTCGGTTTAAATGAGTTTGATTTTGGGCTTTGGGAAGGCACTAAATCGGTCGATTTATACTCAATTGATGAATATTGGACGATGAAAAAAACACCGGCGGAATATCGTGCGGAAACTAATGGCGGTGAAACTTATGAAGATCTTTATAGCCGAGTGATTAAAGTGTTTAATCAAATTGCTCAGTTGCACCAAGATAATGAAAACGTATTAATTGTTGCACACGGTATGACATTAACCGTTCTCACAGCGGTATTACGAGGTTTACACTGGTCGGAATGTCGTGATGAAACTAAACACAGTTTTGTGATTAACACTGCAATTAACCGTGCGGTCGTTGAGAATGGTAAGGCTGAATTAGTTGAGTTTAACCGCACGGAACATTTGGCTTAG
- the ruvX gene encoding Holliday junction resolvase RuvX: MARTILAFDFGTYSIGCAVGQDITGTAQGLPSFKAQDGIPNWDQIEKVIKEWQPERLVVGLPLNMDGSEQPLTQRAKKFANRLNGRFNLPVELQDERLTTVSAKAEIFERGGYKALKKDKVDSISACLILESWFEAQ, translated from the coding sequence ATGGCAAGAACAATTCTCGCATTTGATTTCGGTACTTACAGCATCGGTTGTGCGGTCGGACAAGATATTACCGGCACCGCACAGGGACTCCCCTCTTTTAAAGCGCAAGACGGGATTCCGAACTGGGATCAAATTGAAAAAGTGATCAAAGAATGGCAGCCGGAACGCTTAGTGGTCGGCTTACCGCTCAATATGGACGGCAGCGAACAACCACTCACCCAAAGAGCGAAAAAATTTGCGAATCGCTTAAACGGACGTTTTAATTTGCCGGTTGAGCTACAAGACGAACGCCTCACAACAGTATCAGCGAAAGCGGAAATTTTTGAACGAGGCGGTTACAAAGCCTTAAAGAAAGATAAAGTGGATTCGATTTCCGCCTGCTTAATTTTAGAAAGCTGGTTTGAAGCCCAATAA
- a CDS encoding hemolysin family protein gives MSLFEASLIILLLIIASAIISSSEISLAGARKLKLQAMINEGDLRAEKVLKLQEQPGRFITVVQIGLNMVAILGGVVGESAINPYFSELLSKYTQAEWVDSAASWIAFIIVTSAFVLFADLMPKRLAMTYPEKIAVRTIGVMMFCIALFKPLVLFFDWIANTLFKFFHVSTVRQDNMTSEDIVAVVDAGAKAGILKAQEHYLIENVFEMQERRVTSTMTTREHIVFLNRTDNREKVLETLGEDPYSKVLICDDGLDKILGYIETHDLLTQYLKNDNVSLTDAKLLKKSLFIPDTLSLYEVLELFKSAGEDFAVIVNEYALVVGILTLNDVMSIVMGELVSTEEEQIVRRDEDSWLIDGATPLEDVMKALEIESFPNAENYETIGGFMMYMLRKIPKKTDFVLYDQYKFEIIDTENFKIDQLMVSFRKDISN, from the coding sequence ATGAGCTTATTTGAAGCAAGTTTGATTATCTTATTACTGATTATTGCCAGTGCGATTATTTCATCTTCAGAAATTTCACTTGCCGGTGCAAGAAAACTGAAATTGCAAGCAATGATTAACGAGGGAGACCTCCGTGCCGAAAAAGTCTTAAAACTTCAAGAGCAGCCTGGACGTTTTATTACCGTGGTGCAAATCGGCTTAAATATGGTGGCAATTCTCGGCGGTGTGGTCGGCGAAAGTGCGATCAATCCTTACTTTAGTGAATTACTTTCCAAATATACGCAAGCGGAATGGGTTGATAGTGCCGCCTCTTGGATTGCCTTTATCATCGTTACCTCTGCATTCGTGCTCTTTGCAGACTTAATGCCGAAGCGACTGGCAATGACCTATCCGGAAAAAATTGCGGTGCGCACCATCGGCGTTATGATGTTTTGTATCGCCTTATTTAAACCGCTCGTACTATTTTTCGATTGGATCGCCAATACGTTATTTAAGTTTTTCCACGTTTCCACCGTCCGCCAAGACAATATGACCTCCGAAGATATTGTTGCGGTGGTTGATGCGGGAGCAAAAGCCGGCATTTTAAAAGCGCAAGAACATTACTTAATTGAAAATGTGTTTGAAATGCAAGAACGTCGTGTGACCTCAACCATGACCACGCGTGAGCATATCGTTTTTTTAAACCGCACGGACAATCGTGAAAAAGTATTGGAAACATTAGGCGAAGATCCCTATTCCAAAGTGCTGATTTGTGATGACGGACTAGATAAAATCTTAGGTTATATCGAAACCCACGATCTCCTGACACAGTACCTAAAAAACGATAACGTGTCGCTAACGGATGCGAAATTACTAAAAAAGTCGCTTTTTATTCCGGATACGCTCTCGCTGTACGAAGTTTTGGAGCTGTTTAAATCCGCCGGTGAAGATTTTGCGGTTATCGTAAACGAATACGCATTAGTAGTGGGGATTCTAACCCTCAATGACGTAATGAGTATTGTGATGGGCGAATTGGTTTCCACCGAAGAAGAACAAATTGTCCGCCGAGATGAAGATTCGTGGCTGATTGACGGTGCGACTCCGCTGGAAGACGTGATGAAAGCGTTAGAAATCGAAAGCTTCCCGAATGCGGAAAACTATGAAACCATCGGCGGTTTTATGATGTATATGTTACGCAAAATCCCGAAAAAAACCGATTTTGTTCTCTATGATCAGTATAAATTCGAAATTATTGATACCGAGAATTTTAAAATCGACCAATTAATGGTTTCTTTCCGTAAAGATATTTCGAATTAG